The genomic region ACTGTGCAATTTTAAAGTAGATCATTTTACTATTGATACAACTGGTAAAGTCTCTGTTGGAATCTTAGGGTTAGACAGCAGTAACAGACCAAAATTATGATCTTGAAGGGTATGCTAATGGATTTATGGgagaatttcttctttttcaggAACATACAAGTGTTTGGAAAGGATTTAGTACTGTATTGCTAAAGTTTTTTAGGGAAACGATTTTAGTTTACTGTTGTTTGCTTTCCACATATATCCAATTGCTTCAAAATAAGTCAGAAAATAACATACCTAGAAATAAATCTAACAAAGGACATAGAAGTCTTATGTATAACcataaaacattaacaatagcaaattttaaagatttaagtaaatagagggcatttccagagaggaaaTGCCTAGCTGAGCCTGGAAAGACTCCTAGTGCAGATGGCACCTCAGCATGGACTTATGAACCAGATAGAAGAAAGGAGCAGCATGCTGAGTACCAGCATCCCTTCTCTGGTCCCGGACTCTCGATGATGTGATATGATGGGACCTGACTTGCTCTGTTGCACCTTCCCTGTCACTATGGATGAATCCACTGAAATCACgaacaaaaacaaaccctccTTTAAGTTTGTCAGTTGTTTGATCACAGAAactaaaaagtaactaatataaggGGAGATAGTAGAGTCATGTTTTGGAAGGCTCATTCTTGAAAGACATAAGCTATCCCCAAACTAATCTACAGATTTGGTGTAATCCCAACAACAATTGGAACTGGAAGTTTTGTGGAAGTCTTAAGAATATTCACCCTtcctggagagagaagaaacaaatctGTTTACCAGTTTAAGGGAGGACCAAGCAAAAGGCTGaaaacagaggaagcagaaagtacGAAATGGAATGAGCAAGACACTTAGAGAAGGGATAAAATAGCATGGAGGACTCAAGAGAACTAGAAACTTGACTGTAGAGCTTGTCAGCATAAAATAACTGCTGCTGAACTGGACAGTAACTAGCACAAGGTGCAAATCCAGTCGTGAGTTCTGATCCAGTGTGACAATGTTATTTCTTGTGATGAATCCTTGATAAAAAATCTAGCCCTCTGTAAAACGTTGACTTTTAGGctgcgtatatatatatatatatcaatcagTAATTTGAaagcatatattaaaatttattttgaagttaTATTCAATtacttctcccttcttttttttttttttttttttagagtggaCTCCTTTTTTTCCTGAGCCGGTATATGTCCCGACGGGCATGGAAATAGAACCTGTTTACCCAAACTCCAAGGAAGATACTGTGGTTTATCTAGCTGAAGACGGTGGGTATCTTTAACACACTGATGTAAAATATAATTTGGTGTTTGGTTTAATGTCTTAgacctttttgttgtttttagaggGAACTTCAAATTACTTGGAAGTCCCTGTTGTCTTAATAACGTATGACTACATATTCAGATGTTTAGTGTTGATTCTGTTTTCgcagacatattttaaatatgctaTCCATTAGATGGAAAATTCCATAGAGACtgaaatgtattttgtttgttttcaaatataaatcTAGTGATATCCGCAAAGTCATTATTCCCTCTATCTGCAGTTTGTCTTTGTAGAATCAGTCAAGTAATTTTCTGTTCATTTCATCTCtgtttggtgattttttttatgttagcgtctttgaaagaaaagaaaatagtccATATTGCAAATAAGATCTAAAGTTATATTCTAGGAAAGTGTTTTTAATGTCTGAGAGCTCTACAAATGCAGACATCTTGTCTGCCTTTAAGATAATGCATGCTGATAACTTAACAGAAATCAATGTCCTAATTATGGGACTCTTATGAAATTTCCTCATTAGAGTTTGATATCTTATTGTTTCTATATATTAAAGTAGCTTCCAGAGAGCATACATATTGAGAAAGCAAGCATgctaaagaaaaattcagaatggCTGTTTGTCTACAGTGACAGTCCCAGAAatcatgtactcacacatatataaacactaaAGTGATAAGCACTTATcaaattttaaacttttgttttcaaatatttacataACTAACCTATGATCTTTCACACATAACTGAAATGAGGTAACTAAAAAAATTAAGTGGTTTAGGTCAATAAGGAGGTTAGGTTAGGTTAGTCAGAGTTTACCTGAAGAAACTTAATGAATTTACAACAGAGCAGATAGAGCTGAAGGAGACAACAGGAGGCTATCAACAGAAAATGGCCTGTCTCCTGGGTCTGAATTAGTAAGAAAGTGGGATGGTCTCTAGACCTACAGCCGGTAACTATGTGAGAAGGCAGCTCCTAAGCCACTGTGGCTTCCGGTGGAGAACACAGTGGGAAATAGCCGAATGTCACTCTCTCCTACCTTCCCAAGTTCTACAGAGCTTTCTGCTGTCCACAGCAGAGGCTCAGAGACCCTCCCAGACAGTCCCTGAAGATCAGGATACCAGAAGCAGAGAATGGAGAGAAATGTGCTGTGGGAAGAGAGTAGAGGATAGGCCTGAGGGAGAAGCCGTGTGCATTGCTGTTTGAAAACCACCTCACCTGATTGTAGCATTGGCTTTGGCAGTTGTGAAGATCTGCCTTTAAATGGTTTGAAAGGAAAGCAATGGAAATAAGATTTGAAGATGAAAACTTTCTACCATACTTTCATCAGCATCTAAAAGATCATTCTAAATTACTtatatttctccatgttttattaataatgaaaacaacagaaaagggtTTCAATAAGTTAAGATCTAAATTAAGTACCGATGAACACTAACGGTTCCGAGAAAGCTGTAATCTTCCAATAGGCTATAGAAGACTATGACACTGTGTGATATGATTAGCAGGGGTGTTAAATCAAGGTGAAATAGGCTGAGTTTACAATTTTTTGGAACCCCAGAGAATTCCTATTTACCTGCTGGTGAGTTCCCAAATATTCTGCGGAGCAAGAGTTGTTCTGATTTCTGTCAGCGATCCTAAGCTCCCTGGAGATAAACTCACAAAGCAAGCATGCCTTTGTGTCTGGCTGCTCCGCCTCAGGGCTCTGTTCTTCAAATCCACTGTGCTACTTGATGCTTTCACACGCCAAGTAATTCACCCTTCTATAACTACATAACAACTTACTCTCTTTTATGTTCATGATCTATTTGGAATAATTTTTGATGCATGGCTTGGAATATAAAAGTTAAGGTTTATTTTCCCACACACCTGTTTTTGAAACTATTTCACTCTGAAGTATTGAAAAGACTATCCCATCCTCCATGGAAGTGTCTAGCTACCTTAGTGAAATGTCAGTTCACAGTATACATGTCAGTCTGTTTCTAGACGGTATATTCTGTGATGATGTATTGATGAGTGTGCTAATACCACACTGGTGGTGTAGCTTTATCCATAGCTGGATActttgatacaaaaaaaaatagccatttgagctttttttattagtatttatatTGTATATCTTTTTccaccatttaaaatgtttgttttgtttttggttatgtgaggcagggtctcactgggtaACACTGGCTAGCccgggactcactatgtagacctggctggcctcaaactcatagattcatctgcctttgcttcccaagtgctgggatcaaaggcgtgggCCATCATACTTGGCCACATCATTTagtttttaatctgttttcttcattttttaaaataggtaCTTACAACATAtagctgtgcctggctttttatatagTTTGAAGATATGTTTTTAAACTACGCTAATAAAAGTTTTGATGCAACTGGATTCAATACTTACCATCTTGCTgtattgtatcttttttttttacttttttattaggTTTTTGTGTGGTTGCCTTAGGTTTTTTTAgtatatgtctttataaaagaTTCTCCTTGCAGCTGGGTGTtggaggcacatgcctgtatcttaatactcaggaagctgagtgagaggatcacaaattcaaggccagcctgatatacacagGGAAAACTTTTCTCAAAAGTAGATTaactggggatggagagatggctcagtagttaagagcactttctgctcttgtacAGGATCCCAGTtaagtttccagaacccacactggatagctaacaaccatctgtaactccagttccaagggatgcaacaccctcttctgacctccagggacACTAGACACGTACatagtgtgcatacatacatacaagcactcaaatatatatatgtgtgtgtgtatttatgtatgtatgtatttatatgtatatatcttttaaaaattaatattttaaataaatataaaaattacttttaaataacCCTATGTCATTTCATATATAATACAAAAATcttgtaaaaatatattttcaatttcctttttatcataatttcaaatgtattttaacttTTTCGTGTGCTAAAAAAAGTAACTGTTCCCTTCATTAGTAATcttttagataatttttaaaaagaaaaatgactatttacttttaatttctagtattaatttctttgtgtgtttgtgtgtgcattcatgagCATCTCTatgagcacatgcatgtgtgtggaagccagaagtaaACCTGTATCATCCTCAGATGCTGTCCACCTTGGGTTTTGCAGCAGGGTGTTTCattaacctggaactcacagactaAGTTAGTTTGGCTGACCCAGCAGGCTTCAGGGATCCCTAGAACTTGGATTAGGGGCTCTGCCGCTACACCTgacttttacaaatgtgggttctggaggttgAGCTCAGATTCTCGTGGTTACTCAGCAGACATTGTACTGACTGAGCTTTCTAGCTCCCTGGCCATCAAACACTtacttatttatctgtttatttacttatgtattgtATAGATCCAAGTTTCTGTCTAATAACACTTCTGCCTGGAAAAACTTTACTTATTTCTTGTAATGCAAAttaattctgtctcagaaaaaaatattgtctaTTTGACAATTTTATCTTGCAGCACTTAAAAAATGTTCCAAATTTATAACCTCTGAGacttttaatctttatttctaCGTAGATATGTTTGTTGTTCCTTGAgtttttttaaactttggttTCTTGCCAGTGACTAATGTCAGAATCTCAGGTGTTATCTTTTCACACTTTTCTTCTCCTAGGATTTCAGTCTGAATATGTTAGGTTATTTGATAGCAACAGTTCTTGGATCCAGCAgtcttattttgtatgttttgtgttacttttgtttttagaaactcCTGCTTGAGTTTATGTGTTTGCTCACCATCCTCGTGTTTATTGAGTATCCTCTCTGCTCTGTAAAGTCTCCCGATGAGCTCCTCAGGGGTAGTTTCAATTTTTGTTACTGCtttttatttgtcattttctATTTGATGCTTTCTTACATTTCTATCTGATCTTGTATATTCTTTTACACTTGGTCCTTTGACTTATCTTTCGCCTTCTGAATGTTTTACCTGATAGACTCCCATCTTCATTATACTAAACTGGTTATGTAGTTTTCTCTCTTGACCCACGTCTGTGGgattgtctctgtgtatgtgcgtgcatacGCATATGTATTGAAACCCGCTGGTTGGTAGCTGAGGAGCTTATCTAGGTGGTAAAgaaaattgaatattttttatgtgtgaaaaaaatgaaaaaaaatcctgggTCTAAGTCTTTAAGTGTATATTATGAAATTGGGGGAGGTATTAATTCGGTCAGTATGGGAATTcagttagtgttaggtttattcTTGGTCTTCTTACTGTTACAGCACCACAGAATTCAGATTCCTCTACATCACCATTTAGGATAATGCAGAAGTACCTTCTCAGTTCTGGACCATTCTTCCTTTATGCTGCACTGCAGAGAAATGCTCTCTGAACTCTGTGTTCTCCAGTTCATAAATCCTTGTTATTTTTTACTCATGTAAACTGTTAGAGGGAACTGTTTAATCAGAACCACAGAGTTTTTAGTCGCACACCTTGTCCCTAGTTCTCAGACGTGAGGTCTTTGCAGTGTGCCAGTGTCAGCAACAAAACACGATTCCATCCTGCGATTCCGCCTTTCTGCAAGTAGTAAAGGATTTGGGAttttgaaaacagttttcttttcccCGATAATGTATATGAACACTAGTACCCTAGTGACAGTGTTTATTGTCCTTACTTCATAAGAATTTAaggtttgggctggagagatggctcagaggtgaaaagcactgcctgctcttccaaaggtcctgagttcaattcccggcaaccacatggtggctcacaaccgtctgtaatgaggtctagggtcctcttctggcctgcaggcatacatgcagaaagaatattgtatacataataaataaattaattaatttaattaaataaaaagaatttaaggtTTTGTTACataaagaagagggagaaatgaTCTAGTTAGGGTTTTGTGCATTGTCAATAATGCTTTCTTGGAAATGTTTTTGTGAATATCAGGTTATGTCCATGAGAAGAACTATTGCAGGGACAAATTTCCCTTATACCCATATGCCCCTCATACCCTCTCAGAgaatctgctttctctttctagtCCACACTCAACCTTTTGATGACtggttataatttttaaaaagacttattgtTAAATTACATGTCGCTTGTGTGAGTATGCGCACAAATGCAGATGCTAGTGCAGGCCACAAGCATTGggtcccttgaagctggagttacaggcagtaatGAGCCACCCACTGAGTCTGAGTGCTGATAACCAAACCTGCAAGAACAGGGTGCCCTTTAACCATGGAACCATCTGATCAGCCCTAACTAATTGTTAGGGCTGGTCAGCCCTAACTGAATGAACTTTGCTATGATCTGCACCAAGTACACTAGTACTCATGACCCTCTCTCCTTAGATTCTGAATTGGACATTTGTCCTGCAACCATAGGTAATAGAATTTTCAGTAGTTCAAAAGAATTGCAAATTTGCTCACTCTCAGTAGTAGGCTTTTGTGCTGCAGGACTGAAACAATGCACTTCCCAGTGTCCTGTGTCCTACGCATAATCCAGAATGTATCCTTTGAGTTAAGTCTTCCTGGTGTATAGACCTTATTTAAAGCTGTAAGCTTTTCCCTAAGTACAGCTTTCGCTCCAGCCCACAAGTGTCGATGCAGTGTCTGACTTGTCATTCTGCTCAAAATGTTGTTTCATATGCCTGTGATGCTTTGCTTGCTGTGGATTATGTAGAAGCATGCTGAATATGAGATTATCTGGATATCTTACTGTCACTGATTTCGTCTCCTCTCATCAGCTTACAAAGAGCCCTGTTTTGTGTATTCCCGCGTTGGGGGTAACCGGACGTCCTTGAAACAGCCCGTGGATAACTGTGACAACACTTTGGTGTTTGAAGCGAGGTTTGAGAGTGGTAATCTACAGAAGGTAGTCAAAGTGTaggttttaattgtttttattagagGAAGTAGGCCATTAGCTacttactagtttttttttttttttggattaggTATATTAAAGTTCTTAGTCTCCATTACTTAACTGTAATTCCTGAAGTGCAGATGCTAACTAGAGTATTAAAGGTTTATATTTATTGAACCCACTCCTAGCTCAGCACTTATAATACTATGTatatgaacattaatgcaaagtTGTTTGATAAGGAAAATCACAATTAGAAAAGATTGGTATGTGAATAAACCTTAGAGTGAAACGTGTCTGTCTTCATTAAGGATCTTCAGCGACTGAGTGTGGGTACAGATAGTTATCAGACTTTTTTCTGCTAGTTCAAATTTTGAAACCTATGTGACTGTTACTTTACATGTACTTTCAAAACATTCTCAGTAATAGCTACTTttttctagaactggaattattagaaaataaatttttgaaggggaaaaaatcaaacaatgacttttttcttcagtttcaatAACTCTTTACCTATTTTTATAGGAAATAATTGTATTGAAACATACAAAGGCTTCATATTTAAATATCAATTACTCATGAAATAAAACTTTCAGAACTTAATTTTTGTGGTTGTTTGCTATCAAATTCTAAGTATATGTTGTTTCTTCCCAAAAGAACTATCTATGActatataaaatagataaaaataagattatttttctaatataGCTTAAACTGAAATGTCATACTTAtgtgcttttttccttccttttttgtgtATTAGGGCAGATTATGAATATCAGTTGACTGTGCGCCCAGACCTCTTCACAGATAAGCATACTCAGTGGTACTATTTCCAGGTCACTAACACCCAAGCAGAAATAGCCTACAGATTCACTATTGTCAACTTCACCAAGCCCTCTAGTCTTTACAATCGGGGTATGAAGCCACTGTTCTATTCTGAAAAAGAGGCCAAAATCCATAACATTGGCTGGCAGAGAATAGGAGACCAAATCAAGTATTATAAAAACAACCTTGGACAAGATGGGCGCCACCTTTTTTCTCTTACATGGACATTTCAGTTTCCACACAGCAAGGATACTTGCTACTTTGCTCACTGCTATCCATACACTTACACCAACCTTCAAGAATACCTTTCTGGCATCAACAGTGACCCAGTAAGATCAAAGTTTTGTAAAATACGTGTCTTGTGCCACACACTTGCTAGGAATATGGTGTATGTCTTGACAATCACTACTCCCTTGAAGAACAGTGACTCAAGAAAGCGCAAGGCTGTGATTTTGACTGCAAGGGTTCACCCAGGAGAGACCAACAGCTCTTGGATCATGAAAGGCTTCCTAGATTATATTTTAGGAGACTCGAGTGATGCACAGTTGCTTCGGGACACTTTCATCTTCAAGGTGGTACCCATGCTGAATCCAGATGGTGTGATCGTGGGAAATTACCGATGTTCCTTAGCTGGACGGGATTTAAACCGTAACTATACATCTCTCCTGAAGGAATCTTACCCTTCTGTTTGGTATACAAGGAACATGATCCATAGGTAAAATAATCTGTAAATTGCATCTCTGCTTAATTCGTAAATTTGGGAATCAAAACTTTGCTCATAcaatcccattcatttcttttactctaacttttctttttttactgtttttattgtgctatacacttttctctgttctccttctttcctccccttccccttatACTCTCTTccgtgacccccacactcccagtttactcacgagatgttgtctttttctccctcttatgtagctccatgtatgtctctcttagggttctctttgttgtctaggttgtttggggttgtggactataggttgataacccaaacccagaaagacaatataATATGTtcccactcataagtggcttctagacataaagcaaagaaaaaaaacctctaacTTTTCGTAAGATAGTTCATAAGcgattttcttcctttccagttctgATCACACACCTTTCTGGCACTGTGAACAAGCTCTTTCTTGAATGAGAAAACAGGCTCCAGAATATTTCACTGGCTTTGAGAAACTGTGAAGTTTGCATATCACAAATTTGATTTTTTCCTAAAACTTATAGTAACCTTGATGACTACTGTAGCCTTGATGGTTACACTGTGTTTTTTTAATCATCTATGTATGAATATTAACTACAGACCAAAGCTTTCTGGAATTATGCCAGTCATACAGTGCTGAGTGAGTCCTTAGACTTACTTAGAGTAAACTGTGATTTCCCTTTTttatataacttattttttattttttaaagaaaatgatagtTTTTTCACTTTATAATACCAatcccagtccctcccctcctctcattctctccacctaccccccccacacacacacacactccacagagagggtaaggcacactgctttggggaaggtccaaggctcttcctactatatctaatctgagcaaggcatccatctAAAGGAActgtaagattattttttttatttttttcccttttcgttgtttttattgagctatgcatttttctccacccctttcccttcctctcccctcccctcctatccTCCTTCCATGGTatgtacccatgctcccaatttactcagaagatcttgtcttttcctatatCCCAtgtattagatctatgtatgtctctcttagggtattctttgttgtctaggttctctaggattgtgagttgtaggccgttttgttgttgttgttgcttttcctttatgtctaaaagcaaccTATGAATGagaac from Microtus pennsylvanicus isolate mMicPen1 chromosome 19, mMicPen1.hap1, whole genome shotgun sequence harbors:
- the Agbl3 gene encoding cytosolic carboxypeptidase 3 isoform X9, which produces MSEDSEEEDYSDRSISEDDESDEVAFVKFVSEDIHRCALLADSIGDPFFPRTTQILLEYQLGRWVPRLREPRDLYGVSSSGPLSPTRWPYHCEVIDEKVQHIEWTPFFPEPVYVPTGMEIEPVYPNSKEDTVVYLAEDAYKEPCFVYSRVGGNRTSLKQPVDNCDNTLVFEARFESGNLQKVVKVADYEYQLTVRPDLFTDKHTQWYYFQVTNTQAEIAYRFTIVNFTKPSSLYNRGMKPLFYSEKEAKIHNIGWQRIGDQIKYYKNNLGQDGRHLFSLTWTFQFPHSKDTCYFAHCYPYTYTNLQEYLSGINSDPVRSKFCKIRVLCHTLARNMVYVLTITTPLKNSDSRKRKAVILTARVHPGETNSSWIMKGFLDYILGDSSDAQLLRDTFIFKVVPMLNPDGVIVGNYRCSLAGRDLNRNYTSLLKESYPSVWYTRNMIHRLMEKREVILYCDLHGHSRKQNIFMYGCDGSSRSKTKGLYLQQRIFPLMLSKNCPNKALQGHKFLSVIQGSNRENIRYSPRKKSWSCENILISECTQSKSNAWLKDLA
- the Agbl3 gene encoding cytosolic carboxypeptidase 3 isoform X10, producing MSEDSEEEDYSDRSISEDDESDEVAFVKFVSEDIHRCALLADSIGDPFFPRTTQILLEYQLGRWVPRLREPRDLYGVSSSGPLSPTRWPYHCEVIDEKVQHIEWTPFFPEPVYVPTGMEIEPVYPNSKEDTVVYLAEDAYKEPCFVYSRVGGNRTSLKQPVDNCDNTLVFEARFESGNLQKVVKVADYEYQLTVRPDLFTDKHTQWYYFQVTNTQAEIAYRFTIVNFTKPSSLYNRGMKPLFYSEKEAKIHNIGWQRIGDQIKYYKNNLGQDGRHLFSLTWTFQFPHSKDTCYFAHCYPYTYTNLQEYLSGINSDPVRSKFCKIRVLCHTLARNMVYVLTITTPLKNSDSRKRKAVILTARVHPGETNSSWIMKGFLDYILGDSSDAQLLRDTFIFKVVPMLNPDGVIVGNYRCSLAGRDLNRNYTSLLKESYPSVWYTRNMIHRLMEKREVILYCDLHGHSRKQNIFMYGCDGSSRSKTKGLYLQQRIFPLMLSKNCPNKFY